One Rosa chinensis cultivar Old Blush chromosome 5, RchiOBHm-V2, whole genome shotgun sequence genomic region harbors:
- the LOC112167864 gene encoding protein GAMETE CELL DEFECTIVE 1, mitochondrial isoform X1 gives MCMRKKGKSLRGFWGLDVTISQIIQLIPSTYKCFDFDPIEGSISVGAASIVISGYSAPVGWQIRLLPGAMQNLHRLISRLSSTSICKSTTTTKFLGEKSNGSLGNNGVEACKPMSSRFFSFQSGGDGQNDGNSGWDKPAAGTFGNNASDNLGWDSTSSWSLGLTKEHFDGEVVGRRTSGDETPQSAVISGLQEIEDRIKELEAENRKSKRFVDGWGERLKEISVLMKQVREPGARGSYLKDSEKAEMYRLHKENPDVYTVERLAKDYRIMRQRVHAILWLKELQEEEEKKLGRPLDDSVELLLDSFPEFFNSHDREFHVASLPYKPDFKVMPEGWDGTTRDLDEVHYEISKKEDEMLYQEFVQRMNFNKMKMRGEVFHHKYSRRRSADGWNFTVEKMGPKGKRGGGGGWKFVSLPDGSSRPLNEKEKMYVKRETPRHRRKILP, from the exons ATGTGTATGCGGAAGAAAGGGAAAAGCCTGCGAGGGTTTTGGGGTTTAGATGTTACCATCTCTCAAATAATCCAACTCATTCCTTCGACTTACAAATGCTTCGATTTCGATCCGATTGAAGGTTCAATTTCTGTGGGCGCTGCTTCAATCGTCATTTcag GATATTCTGCACCTGTGGGTTGGCAAATTAGATTACTTCCCGGAGCTATGCAGAATCTGCACCGTCTTATATCTCGTCTTTCCTCAACTTCAATCTGCAAAAGCACGACTACGACAAAGTTTCTGGGGGAGAAGAGCAACGGCAGTTTGGGAAACAATGGTGTTGAAGCTTGTAAGCCTATGAGCTCccgatttttttcttttcaatctgGTGGTGATGGTCAAAATGATGGTAACAGTGGGTGGGATAAACCTGCGGCGGGAACATTTGGCAATAATGCATCAGATAATTTGGGGTGGGATTCTACGTCCTCGTGGTCGCTTGGACTGACCAAGGAGCATTTTGATGGGGAGGTGGTGGGGCGACGGACGAGCGGAGATGAGACTCCCCAGTCTGCAGTCATCTCTGGTTTGCAAGAGATTGAGGATAGAATAAAGGAATTGGAGGCAGAGAACCGGAAAAGTAAGAGATTTGTTGATGGATGGGGAGAGAGATTGAAAGAGATAAGTGTGCTGATGAAGCAAGTGCGCGAACCCGGTGCAAGAGGGTCTTATCTCAAGGACTCGGAAAAGGCTGAGATGTATCGATTGCACAAGGAAAACCCTGATGTTTACACTGTTGAGCGCCTGGCCAAGGATTATAGGATTATGAGGCAGAGAGTGCATGCCATTCTTTGGCTGAAGGAGCTtcaggaggaagaggagaagaagCTTGGTCGTCCCTTAGATGATTCTGTTGAGCTCCTGCTTGACAGCTTTCCTGA ATTTTTCAATTCCCATGACCGTGAATTCCATGTTGCATCACTTCCTTACAAACCTGACTTCAAGGTTATGCCAGAGGGTTGGGATGGTACCACCAGAGATTTGGATGAAGTCCACTATGAGATCTCCAAGAAGGAAGATGAGATGCTGTATCAAGAATTTGTCCAGAGGATGAACTTCAACAAAATGAAA ATGAGAGGAGAGGTTTTCCACCACAAGTATAGTCGTCGTCGCTCTGCAGATGGGTGGAATTTCACGGTGGAGAAAATGGGACCCAAAGGAAAGcgtggaggtggtggtggctGGAAGTTTGTCAGCCTGCCAGATGGTTCGAGCCGACCACTGAATGAAAAGGAGAAAATGTATGTGAAACGAGAAACTCCACGCCATCGACGCAAGATCCTTCCATGA
- the LOC112167864 gene encoding protein GAMETE CELL DEFECTIVE 1, mitochondrial isoform X2, giving the protein MQNLHRLISRLSSTSICKSTTTTKFLGEKSNGSLGNNGVEACKPMSSRFFSFQSGGDGQNDGNSGWDKPAAGTFGNNASDNLGWDSTSSWSLGLTKEHFDGEVVGRRTSGDETPQSAVISGLQEIEDRIKELEAENRKSKRFVDGWGERLKEISVLMKQVREPGARGSYLKDSEKAEMYRLHKENPDVYTVERLAKDYRIMRQRVHAILWLKELQEEEEKKLGRPLDDSVELLLDSFPEFFNSHDREFHVASLPYKPDFKVMPEGWDGTTRDLDEVHYEISKKEDEMLYQEFVQRMNFNKMKMRGEVFHHKYSRRRSADGWNFTVEKMGPKGKRGGGGGWKFVSLPDGSSRPLNEKEKMYVKRETPRHRRKILP; this is encoded by the exons ATGCAGAATCTGCACCGTCTTATATCTCGTCTTTCCTCAACTTCAATCTGCAAAAGCACGACTACGACAAAGTTTCTGGGGGAGAAGAGCAACGGCAGTTTGGGAAACAATGGTGTTGAAGCTTGTAAGCCTATGAGCTCccgatttttttcttttcaatctgGTGGTGATGGTCAAAATGATGGTAACAGTGGGTGGGATAAACCTGCGGCGGGAACATTTGGCAATAATGCATCAGATAATTTGGGGTGGGATTCTACGTCCTCGTGGTCGCTTGGACTGACCAAGGAGCATTTTGATGGGGAGGTGGTGGGGCGACGGACGAGCGGAGATGAGACTCCCCAGTCTGCAGTCATCTCTGGTTTGCAAGAGATTGAGGATAGAATAAAGGAATTGGAGGCAGAGAACCGGAAAAGTAAGAGATTTGTTGATGGATGGGGAGAGAGATTGAAAGAGATAAGTGTGCTGATGAAGCAAGTGCGCGAACCCGGTGCAAGAGGGTCTTATCTCAAGGACTCGGAAAAGGCTGAGATGTATCGATTGCACAAGGAAAACCCTGATGTTTACACTGTTGAGCGCCTGGCCAAGGATTATAGGATTATGAGGCAGAGAGTGCATGCCATTCTTTGGCTGAAGGAGCTtcaggaggaagaggagaagaagCTTGGTCGTCCCTTAGATGATTCTGTTGAGCTCCTGCTTGACAGCTTTCCTGA ATTTTTCAATTCCCATGACCGTGAATTCCATGTTGCATCACTTCCTTACAAACCTGACTTCAAGGTTATGCCAGAGGGTTGGGATGGTACCACCAGAGATTTGGATGAAGTCCACTATGAGATCTCCAAGAAGGAAGATGAGATGCTGTATCAAGAATTTGTCCAGAGGATGAACTTCAACAAAATGAAA ATGAGAGGAGAGGTTTTCCACCACAAGTATAGTCGTCGTCGCTCTGCAGATGGGTGGAATTTCACGGTGGAGAAAATGGGACCCAAAGGAAAGcgtggaggtggtggtggctGGAAGTTTGTCAGCCTGCCAGATGGTTCGAGCCGACCACTGAATGAAAAGGAGAAAATGTATGTGAAACGAGAAACTCCACGCCATCGACGCAAGATCCTTCCATGA